One window of the Sphaerochaeta associata genome contains the following:
- a CDS encoding HD domain-containing protein, which yields MQRTYTSLLSSLYGEQQFSIRDPLWKDIRLPVSFKPIIGDPVFQKLGRIKQLGPAFHLYPGAVHTRLDHSLGVYHVGFLILSSLLKQAMYGKSVLPCTEEGMKTFLCACLLHDIGHFPFAHSLKELPLKSHEAIADSLIRQQGSLYKAIKQAGIQGEQVGLIIDERLPCDDKEIELYRNILSGTLDPDKLDYLNRDAFFCGVPYGTQDVSYITDQLTVVDTKLAVSEQAMGSVEHLLFSKYLMYRNVYWHKTTRSATAMIKKAILLSFADGSLDGEDLYGLDDEQFFLLPSSNASLFAAVRDNRLYRLSYEKAFEAEGELEKQTKDLTKRMEFEAELAGRLGVPESHIIVDIPEPITFESDIPILCEGSVLKHFHDLDQIFSYDIGRVFTKSLRKFRIFTPSSIPRQAVLEALEL from the coding sequence ATGCAGCGCACCTATACTTCCTTGCTCAGCAGCCTTTACGGCGAACAACAGTTCAGCATCCGCGACCCCTTGTGGAAGGACATCCGCCTTCCCGTCTCCTTCAAACCGATCATCGGCGACCCTGTTTTTCAAAAGCTGGGAAGGATCAAGCAGCTCGGCCCGGCCTTTCACCTCTACCCCGGTGCAGTGCACACCAGGCTTGACCACAGCCTGGGAGTCTACCATGTCGGTTTTCTGATCCTCTCCAGCCTCCTTAAGCAGGCCATGTACGGGAAATCGGTTCTCCCTTGTACCGAAGAGGGCATGAAAACCTTCCTCTGTGCATGCCTCCTCCACGATATCGGTCACTTTCCCTTCGCACACTCCTTGAAGGAGCTGCCGCTGAAAAGCCATGAAGCCATCGCTGACAGCCTCATCCGCCAACAGGGCTCATTGTACAAGGCGATCAAGCAGGCAGGCATTCAGGGTGAACAGGTAGGACTCATCATCGATGAGCGGCTGCCGTGCGACGACAAGGAGATCGAGCTGTACCGCAACATCCTCTCCGGCACCCTCGATCCGGACAAGCTGGACTATTTAAACCGTGATGCATTCTTCTGCGGCGTCCCCTATGGGACTCAGGATGTCTCCTACATCACCGACCAACTTACAGTGGTCGATACAAAGCTGGCCGTCAGCGAGCAAGCCATGGGTTCGGTGGAACACCTGCTGTTCAGCAAGTACCTGATGTATCGCAATGTGTACTGGCATAAAACCACCCGAAGTGCGACAGCCATGATCAAGAAAGCCATCCTGCTCTCCTTCGCAGATGGAAGTCTCGATGGAGAAGACCTTTACGGGCTGGATGACGAGCAGTTCTTTTTGCTGCCGTCGTCCAATGCTTCACTGTTCGCTGCAGTACGGGATAATCGCCTGTACCGCCTCAGCTACGAAAAAGCATTCGAAGCTGAGGGGGAGTTGGAAAAACAAACGAAAGACCTGACAAAACGGATGGAGTTTGAAGCAGAGCTTGCCGGAAGGCTTGGCGTGCCCGAGTCCCACATTATTGTAGACATCCCCGAACCCATCACCTTCGAATCCGATATTCCTATACTCTGTGAAGGGAGCGTACTTAAGCACTTCCATGATTTGGACCAGATATTTTCCTATGATATCGGTAGGGTCTTTACAAAAAGCCTGAGAAAATTCAGAATCTTCACACCCTCATCCATTCCGCGGCAAGCGGTTTTGGAGGCATTGGAGCTCTGA
- a CDS encoding ATP-binding protein, whose protein sequence is MNTLSYRTLIDGDIPPWVMRFIKHTGKAINTYSMIREHDTVLLSASGGKDSLALALALSIRRTWLPIKYELKALMINWIEHPIPEAFREKLTTFFTDLGYDFSIVDEHQYPASFNGEFNCYLCSRNRRRVLFNYCEEHNIELVAMGHHLDDLVETSLMNLCFRADFSTMQPVQPFFDGKIHIIRPMIEIHEAVTRRLADAYDLPVVKPVCPYDQTNIRARLKPIIGDLCRLDKLSREHIYHAHQFTGRL, encoded by the coding sequence ATGAATACACTTTCGTATCGCACGCTCATCGATGGCGACATCCCCCCCTGGGTGATGCGTTTCATCAAACACACCGGCAAGGCCATCAATACCTACTCGATGATTCGCGAACATGACACCGTACTGCTTTCCGCCTCGGGAGGGAAGGACAGTCTCGCCCTGGCCCTGGCCCTTTCGATTCGTCGAACGTGGCTGCCGATCAAGTACGAACTGAAGGCGTTGATGATCAACTGGATTGAACATCCGATCCCCGAGGCCTTCCGGGAGAAGCTTACAACTTTCTTTACCGACCTGGGCTACGATTTTTCCATAGTTGATGAACACCAATATCCTGCATCCTTCAACGGTGAGTTCAACTGTTACCTTTGTTCGAGAAATCGCAGGAGAGTCCTTTTCAACTACTGCGAGGAGCACAATATAGAGCTGGTGGCAATGGGACATCACCTCGACGATTTGGTGGAGACCAGCCTGATGAACCTCTGCTTCCGTGCAGACTTCTCCACCATGCAGCCGGTTCAGCCGTTTTTCGATGGGAAAATCCATATCATCCGGCCAATGATAGAGATACATGAGGCTGTCACCCGACGCCTGGCCGATGCCTATGACCTGCCGGTGGTAAAGCCCGTTTGTCCCTACGACCAAACCAATATAAGAGCACGTCTCAAACCCATCATCGGCGACCTCTGTCGTCTTGACAAACTAAGCCGTGAGCATATCTATCACGCCCACCAATTTACGGGCAGGCTGTAA
- the mutL gene encoding DNA mismatch repair endonuclease MutL: MKIQLLDPLVAQRIAAGEVIERPASVIRELLDNALDAGAKTIVASVTDGGLEEIKLIDDGEGIEPEDLPLLCESHATSKVRELDDLYHIKSMGFRGEALYSIAAVSKITIASSFQGQDPYQITVDNGRKEAVLPGGPRIGTMVTVQGLFKELPARRQFLKRPSTEATMARSVLLEKALAYPERAFRFISDQTVRVDLVPTTRKQRVLDVLSLNQNIIPSEMLELYDTAGRFDLYAVCSSPALSRSDRSHIKIYVNNRPIDEYSLVQAVTYGYGELLAGGSFPYCYLFINVDPTLVDFNIHPTKREVKLRNKAEIHHQVVSMIAGQIKRSIPRLVKQEMESEDAPLLAPLYESRPAAHQSHHAGERPGRYETPSQKAPLDSEWFQKAKELLEGNRMQASRSTETDDVWAQQEDEQEFVYLGQAFNLFLVAQKQDDLFLVDQHAAHERLIFDEVRQKKHVQQLMIPLSFEVERDVDAYLLESQDVYLNLGIKLERTDDLLWQITSLPALYRNIESHVISFIQKTTGDAQEVEKGLYAVVACHAAIKAGDSVDRMMAVSLLTKVFALDEPTCPHGRTFVVRLGKNELMKAVQRT; encoded by the coding sequence ATGAAGATACAACTGCTCGACCCCTTGGTAGCCCAACGCATTGCTGCCGGGGAAGTCATAGAACGTCCTGCTTCGGTGATACGCGAACTCTTGGACAACGCCCTCGATGCGGGGGCGAAAACCATTGTGGCGAGTGTCACCGATGGAGGATTGGAGGAAATCAAGCTCATCGATGACGGCGAAGGTATAGAACCTGAGGACCTTCCTCTCTTGTGCGAAAGCCATGCCACCAGCAAGGTCCGTGAGCTTGATGATTTATACCACATCAAGAGCATGGGCTTCCGCGGCGAAGCACTGTACAGCATCGCCGCAGTATCCAAAATCACCATAGCAAGCAGCTTCCAAGGCCAAGACCCGTATCAAATCACCGTAGACAACGGGAGAAAGGAGGCGGTGCTTCCCGGTGGCCCGCGCATCGGCACCATGGTGACCGTCCAGGGCCTGTTCAAGGAACTTCCGGCCAGACGTCAGTTCCTCAAACGCCCTTCCACCGAAGCTACCATGGCAAGATCTGTTCTTTTGGAAAAAGCCTTGGCTTATCCCGAACGCGCCTTCCGCTTTATCAGCGATCAGACGGTACGTGTCGACTTGGTCCCAACAACCAGGAAACAACGGGTATTGGATGTTCTTTCCCTCAATCAGAACATTATACCGTCGGAGATGCTGGAGCTCTATGATACGGCGGGGCGGTTCGACCTGTATGCGGTCTGCTCTTCACCCGCCCTTTCACGAAGCGACCGTTCTCACATCAAGATTTATGTGAACAATCGACCGATTGATGAGTACTCGTTGGTGCAGGCAGTCACCTATGGGTATGGGGAGTTGCTTGCCGGTGGATCGTTTCCGTACTGTTATTTGTTCATCAATGTGGATCCAACCTTGGTGGATTTCAACATTCACCCGACCAAACGGGAGGTGAAACTGCGCAACAAGGCCGAGATCCATCATCAGGTGGTGAGCATGATCGCCGGTCAGATCAAGCGGAGCATTCCCAGGTTGGTAAAGCAGGAGATGGAATCAGAAGACGCTCCCTTGCTCGCCCCGCTCTATGAATCAAGGCCGGCAGCCCATCAGAGCCACCACGCAGGCGAGCGTCCTGGCCGCTATGAGACCCCTTCACAGAAAGCACCGCTTGACAGCGAGTGGTTCCAGAAAGCGAAGGAACTGCTTGAAGGCAACCGCATGCAGGCTTCAAGAAGCACCGAGACCGATGATGTCTGGGCGCAGCAGGAAGACGAGCAGGAGTTTGTGTATCTGGGTCAAGCATTCAACCTGTTTCTGGTAGCCCAAAAACAGGACGACCTTTTTTTGGTCGATCAGCATGCGGCGCATGAACGGTTGATCTTTGATGAAGTCAGGCAAAAGAAGCATGTACAGCAGTTGATGATACCCCTCTCCTTCGAAGTGGAACGGGACGTAGACGCCTATCTGTTGGAAAGTCAGGATGTCTATCTGAACCTAGGCATCAAGCTGGAACGAACGGATGACCTGTTGTGGCAAATTACTTCGCTTCCCGCCTTGTATCGAAACATCGAGTCTCACGTAATTTCCTTCATCCAAAAAACAACCGGAGATGCCCAGGAAGTTGAAAAAGGACTGTATGCTGTTGTGGCTTGTCATGCGGCGATCAAGGCAGGAGACAGTGTCGACAGAATGATGGCCGTCTCTCTCTTGACCAAGGTGTTCGCCCTCGATGAACCCACCTGTCCGCACGGAAGAACGTTCGTCGTACGGCTGGGCAAAAACGAACTGATGAAGGCAGTGCAGCGTACCTAG